A genome region from Camarhynchus parvulus chromosome 15, STF_HiC, whole genome shotgun sequence includes the following:
- the SBNO1 gene encoding protein strawberry notch homolog 1, translating to MVEPGQDLLLAALSESGISPNDLFDIDSPDVVLANPAPTPAVQQSVPLSALELGLDTEAAAAVKQEPETVSTPALLNVRQPPSTTTFVLNQINQLPTLGTTIVVTKTTPVTTSRQTITVAKIIQTSTTTRPSVAAPAVRNALTTAPSKDQIQLKDLLKNNSLNELMKLKPPPNIAQPVATAATDLSNGAVKKEASTKEVARIWINDIKMRSFSPTVKVPAVKEEEEPEEEDEEEMGHAETYAEYMPIKLKIGLRHPDPVVETSSLSSVTPPDVWYQTSISEETIDSGWLSALQLEAITYAAQQHETFLPNGDRAGFLIGDGAGVGKGRTIAGIIYENYLLGRKRAVWFSVSNDLKYDAERDLRDIGAKNILVHSLNKFKYGKISSKHNGSVKKGVIFATYSSLIGESQSGGKYKTRLKQLLHWCGEDFDGVIVFDECHKAKNLCPVGSSKPTKTGLAVLELQNKLPKARVVYASATGASEPRNMAYMNRLGIWGEGTPFREFSDFIQAVERRGVGAMEIVAMDMKLRGMYIARQLSFSGVTFKIDEVLLSQEYVKMYNKSVKLWVSARERFQQAADLIDAEQRMKKSMWGQFWSAHQRFFKYLCIASKVKRVVQLAREEIKNGKCVVIGLQSTGEARTLEALEEGGGELNDFVSTAKGVFQSLIEKHFPAPDRKKLFSLLGIDLTAQSNNNSPRDSPCKENKVKKRKGEEISREAKKARKTGGLAGSSSDESESESDASDNEESDNESSKFLSSGDDDDFNPFRDESSEDDEDDPWLIRKEHKKNKEKKKKKSIDPDSIQSALLASGLGSKRPSCFTSTVGTTTSSTNTSANSNTNSSFVTSQDAVERAQQMKKELLDKLEKLAEDLPPNTLDELIDELGGPENVAEMTGRKGRVVSNDDGSISYESRSELDVPVEILNITEKQRFMDGDKNIAIISEAASSGISLQADRRAKNQRRRVHMTLELPWSADRAIQQFGRTHRSNQVTAPEYVFLISELAGEQRFASIVAKRLESLGALTHGDRRATETRDLSRFNFDNKYGRNALEIVMKSIVNLDSPMVSPPPDFPGDFFKDVRQGLIGVGLINVEDRSGILTLDKDYNNIGKFLNRILGMEVHQQNALFQYFSDTLNAVIQNAKKNGRYDMGILDLGSGDEKVRKADVKKFLTPGYSTSGHVELYTISVERGMSWDEATKIWAEQTGPDDGFYLSLQIRNNKKTAILVKEVNPKKKLFLIYRPNTGKQLKLETCADLKKKYKKVPSEDALPHWLEQYNSSADTCTHAYWRGNCKKAGLGLVCEVGLRCRTYYVLCGSVLSVWTKVEGVLASVSGTNVKMQIVRLRTEDGQRIVGLIIPANCVSPLVNLLSTSDQSQQLAVQQQQIWQQHHPQSITNLNNA from the exons atggTGGAGCCAGGACAAGATCTGTTGCTTGCTGCTTTGAGTGAGAGTGGAATCAGTCCAAATGATCTCTTTGATATTGACTCTCCAGACGTGGTTCTTGCAAATCCAGCACCAACTCCAGCTGTTCAGCAG tCGGTGCCGCTCAGCGCCTTGGAGCTGGGCCTGGacactgaggctgcagctgctgtgaaacAAGAACCAGAGACTGTCTCCACTCCAGCCTTGTTAAATGTTCGG CAACCACCATCCACCACAACCTTTGTGCTGAATCAAATAAATCAGCTTCCAACTCTGGGGACGACCATAGTGGTGACAAAAACAACACCTGTCACGACCTCAAGGCAGACGATCACTGTAGCAAAGATCATCCAGACCAGCACAACCACCCGGCCCTCggtggcagcaccagcagttCGCAATGCCTTGACCACTGCACCTTCCAAGGACCAGATTCAGCTGAAAGATCTGCTCAAGAACAATAGTCTTAATGAACTCATGAAATTGAAGCCACCTCCTAATATTGCCCAACCAGTAGCAACAGCAGCAA ctgACCTAAGCAATGGTGCAGTGAAGAAGGAGGCTTCCACAAAAGAGGTAGCAAGAATATGGAtaaatgacattaaaatgaGAAGTTTTTCACCGACTGTG AAAGTGCCAGCAGTAAAAGAAGAGGAGGAACCtgaggaagaagatgaagaagaaatggGCCATGCAGAGACCTACGCTGAATATATGCCAATAAAAT TAAAAATTGGTCTACGTCATCCTGACCCAGTAGTGGAAACCAGCTCCTTATCCAGTGTGACTCCTCCTGATGTGTGGTACCAGACATCAATATCAGAGGAAACAATTGACAGTGGCTGGTTGTCAGCTTTGCAGCTGGAAGCAATCACTTATGCAGCCCAG CAACATGAAACATTCCTGCCCAATGGAGACAGAGCTGGATTCTTGATAGGTGATGGTGCTGGTGTAGGAAAAGGAAGGACCATAGCTGGAATAATCTATGAAAATTACTTGTTAGGCAGAAAAAGAGCAGTCTG GTTTAGCGTGTCAAATGATCTGAAATACGATGCTGAGAGAGATTTGAGAGATATTGGAGCAAAAAACATATTGGTGCATTCATTAAACAAG TTCAAGTATGGGAAGATTTCTTCCAAACATAATGGAAGTGTGAAGAAAGGTGTCATCTTTGCTACCTATTCTTCCCTTATTGGGGAAAGTCAGTCTGGTGGTAAATACAAAACCAGATTAAAGCAGCTTCTTCACTGGTGTGGTGAAGACTTTGATGGAGTT ATCGTGTTTGACGAGTGTCATAAAGCAAAGAATCTGTGTCCTGTTGGTTCATCGAAACCAACAAAAACAGGTCTGGCTGTATTGGAACTTCAAAATAAACTTCCAAAAGCCAGGGTTGTTTATGCCAGTGCCACAG GTGCATCTGAGCCAAGAAACATGGCATATATGAACCGTCTTGGAATATGGGGTGAAGGAACTCCATTTAGGGAATTCAGTGATTTTATTCAGGCTGTTGAAAGAAG AGGTGTTGGTGCCATGGAAATAGTTGCTATGGATATGAAGCTGAGAGGAATGTACATAGCCAGACAGTTGAGTTTTTCAGGTGTAACTTTCAAAATCGACGAAGTTCTGCTCTCACAGGAATATGTTAAAATGTACAATAAATCTGTCAAACTG TGGGTCAGTGCTCGAGAGAGGTTTCAGCAAGCGGCCGATCTCATCGATGCCGAGCAGCGCATGAAGAAATCCATGTGGGGTCAGTTCTGGTCAGCTCACCAGAGGTTTTTCAAATATCTTTGCATAGCCTCAAAGGTGAAGAGGGTGGTGCAGCTGGCTCGGGAAGAAATCAAGAATGGCAAA TGTGTTGTCATTGGCCTGCAGTCGACAGGAGAAGCAAGAACATTGGAAGCTTTGGAGGAAGGTGGTGGGGAACTGAATGACTTTGTTTCTACAGCAAA AGGAGTATTCCAGTCTCTTATTGAGAAGCACTttccagctcctgacaggaaGAAGCTGTTCAGCTTGTTGGGAATTGACTTGACTGCTCAAAGTAATAACAATTCACCCCGGGACAGCCCTTGCAAGGAGAACAAAGTAAAGAAACGAAAAG GTGAAGAAATAAGCAGAGAAGCCAAAAAAGCCCGCAAAACAGGTGGccttgcagggagcagctctgatgAGAGTGAAAGTGAGTCTGATGCTTCAGACAATGAAGAAAGTGACAATGAGAGCTCCAAATTTTTGAGTTCTGGAGACGATGATGACTTCAACCCTTTCAGAGATGAATCCagtgaagatgatgaagatg ATCCCTGGTTGATTAGAAAAgagcataaaaaaaataaagaaaagaaaaagaagaaaagcatagACCCAGATTCTATTCAAAGTGCCTTACTAGCCTCTGGTCTGGGATCCAAACGACCCAGCTGCTTCACTTCCACTGTTGGAACCACCACTTCTAGTACCAACACGTCTG CAAACAGTAACACAAACAGCAGCTTTGTAACGAGTCAGGATGCTGTTGAAAGGGCccaacaaatgaaaaaagaactGCTGGATAAACTGGAAAAGCTGGCTGAAGATCTTCCACCTAATACACTGGATGAGCTTATAGATGAACTGGGTGGTCCTGAAAATGTTGCAGAG ATGACGGGCCGCAAAGGCAGAGTGGTGAGCAACGACGATGGCAGCATCTCCTACGAGTCACGCTCTGAACTCGATGTGCCCGTTGAAATCCTGAACATCACAGAGAAGCAGAGGTTCATGGATGGAGATAAG AACATTGCCATCATCTCAGAGGCTGCCAGCTCTGGTATCTCACTGCAAGCAGACCGCAGGGCCAAGAACCAGAGGCGGAGGGTCCACATGACCCTGGAGCTGCCGTGGAGCGCGGACAGAGCAATCCAGCAGTTTG GAAGAACTCATAGATCCAACCAAGTGACTGCTCCAGAGTATGTGTTCCTCATTTCTGAACTGGCAGGAGAGCAAAGATTTGCATCTATAGTTGCAAAAAGACTGGAGAGTTTG GGAGCCCTAACCCACGGGGACAGACGGGCCACAGAAACTCGAGACCTCAGCAGATTCAATTTTGACAACAAG TATGGCAGAAATGCTCTGGAGATTGTTATGAAATCCATTGTGAACTTGGACTCCCCAATGGTCTCACCTCCTCCTGATTTTCCTGGAGACTTCTTCAAAG ATGTTCGTCAAGGATTGATTGGTGTAGGCTTGATAAATGTAGAAGACAGATCTGGAATACTGACCCTTGATAAAG ATTACAACAATATAGGGAAATTTCTGAATCGAATTCTTGGCATGGAAGTCCATCAGCAGAATGCTTTGTTCCAGTACTTCTCTGACACGTTAAATGCAGTTAttcaaaatgctaaaaagaaTGGAAGATATGACATGGGCATCTTAG atTTGGGCTCTGGGGATGAGAAGGTGAGGAAGGCAGATGTTAAGAAATTTTTAACTCCTGGATATTCTACCTCTGGACATGTAGAGCTGTACACA ATCAGTGTGGAGAGAGGAATGTCTTGGGATGAGGCAACAAAGATCTGGGCAGAACAAACAGGTCCAGATGATGGATTTTATTTATCACTACAG ataagAAATAACAAGAAAACAGCAATTCTAGTGAAAGAAGTGAATCCtaaaaagaagctttttttgaTATACAGACCAAATACTGGGAAACAACTCAAACTAGAAACATGTGCAgacctgaaaaagaaatataagaaG GTACCTTCTGAGGATGCTCTGCCACACTGGCTGGAGCAGTACAACTCCTCTGCAGACACCTGCACCCATGCCTACTG gagaggCAACTGCAAGAAGGCAGGCCTGGGGCTGGTCTGTGAGGTGGGGCTGCGCTGCAGAACCTACTACGTGCTGTGTGGCTCCGTGCTGAGCGTGTGGACGAAGGTGGAAGGAGTGCTGGCCTCCGTCAGTGGCACCAACGTCAAAATGCAAATCGTGCGCCTGAGGACAGAGGATGGGCAGAGGATCGTAG GTTTGATCATTCCTGCAAATTGTGTGTCGCCCCTTGTGAACCTCCTGTCGACGTCCGACCAGTCGCAGCAGCTcgcagtgcagcagcagcagatctggcagcagcaccaccccCAGAGCATCACCAACCTCAACAACGCATGA